The region ACTTCCAACTAAAGGCTCGTCCAAGTCGGGAACTTCTGCCTGGCTAGTGATTTCGTCTTCAAGTGAAGATTCAGAAGAGGGAATGCTTGCACTGATGGGATTGGTAGGTGTTAGATCGGTTCGATTCAATAAATCTGCTGGTACAGAATCCAGAGTTAAGATATTTGAGCATGCAAAGAAAATAAAAGACAGGCTGCCTAGTCGGACGCGATCGCCATCTTTTAACAACATTGGACGACGCACTGCTTCGCCATTGAGATAGGTGCCATTGGTGCTGTCTAAGTCAATTAAATAAAACCCCTGATTGCTCACATACTGAATCAAAGCATGCCTTCGGGAGAGGCGCTTGTCTGGCACAGAAATACCTGCCTGACGATCTCGTCCAATTACCCAGGCTTGCTGCGGTTGCACAAGCAACTGCGTTTTATCTTTTAGCAAGTTCGTAACGAGGTACGCTTGCCCATCTTGAACACCGCCTTGAACATATTGCCAGACGCCCCGAACCCGATGGCGATTCTCAGTATTCTCCAAGTCTAGGATTTCATTTAGCAGTTCCCGATGGTGCTCATAAAGCTTGAGAAAAACACGATATAACCCTAAACGTTGATCTAAATCAGATGAACCTACGGCTGAATTCAAGTATTCAGACGATAAATCTGCTAGCGGATTTGAGTCAAACATAGGTTTAGAAAGTTTTGATGTCTTTAAAGAGAGACTCTCGTACTCTGCGCGCTGCAATTTCTGAAATAGAGCATACCAGGAAGACTCAGTCAGATAGCTGCATTCACTACAATGCCTCAGCAGTGAAATGGCTGACTACTGCCAACAAACGAATGGCTCATAAAAGCCCAGATGCAAGGCTAATCAATGAAAATTTAACTGTTCAAACAAAATTTTACAAGCGTTAAATATCGTTAAATATAAGGTATATTTCAGCGTTGAGATAGATAACCGCATGATCACGGGTTGCTGAAAGGCTCTAAAGCCCGCATCGCAGGATAACTCCTTAGAATTACGAGAACATTAATTTTTTTAGATACTTTTGGTTACCAGGGAAAAAGTGTTGAGTATTGTAATTCTACAGGCAGAGCACCTTTGCCCTTTCTACAATGGGAAAAAAGAGATACAGGCTTTTCTTCTTTTGAGAGAACAAACAGCATCCAACGAGCCTACGGATTTGTTTTCTTAGGTAGATTTAGTTCAGGTCATCAGGGACCATCTCAAAATCGACTATGGGCAACTTGAGATAGTGAGCATCTCACTGAATTAACATCAGGCATCCACTTTAACTGCAAAATGCCCACCTGCCTGCAGAAATTCAGCTTCTGCAAGCAGAAGTTTTGATGCCATTGACTGAAAAAGTTGTTGGTTGATGTGTTGTTATGTTGATAAACGTGCCGAATGATCATGGTTATGCTGTAAACCCAGACGCCCTAGGGAGTAAATATGCCAGCCCTAGTTCACATCAACTGAGTTCACATCAACTGACCTATAAAGATTTACCCTTCCAGGAATCGCTCGTTTCATCAGAAAACTCAAACGAGTTAGCAGACTCCATTACCTATTGGGTAGCAGATTTGCTCGATCCACCCGCTCAGGTATCAAAAAGCTTTAGTACTTCATTGCCCCAAGCTCACCCTTTGACTGAACTCCAAAGACTACAACAAGCTGCAAATCTAGGAGAACAACAGAAGAATCGAGGTTACTCAATCTGCAAAGAAGCTGTTTCGAATTACCCAGAGC is a window of Leptolyngbyaceae cyanobacterium JSC-12 DNA encoding:
- a CDS encoding FHA domain-containing protein (IMG reference gene:2510095036~PFAM: FHA domain) — translated: MFDSNPLADLSSEYLNSAVGSSDLDQRLGLYRVFLKLYEHHRELLNEILDLENTENRHRVRGVWQYVQGGVQDGQAYLVTNLLKDKTQLLVQPQQAWVIGRDRQAGISVPDKRLSRRHALIQYVSNQGFYLIDLDSTNGTYLNGEAVRRPMLLKDGDRVRLGSLSFIFFACSNILTLDSVPADLLNRTDLTPTNPISASIPSSESSLEDEITSQAEVPDLDEPLVGSEKETSLFLKSPISQDHLETGTSELSKVQKDEILDRFLNR
- a CDS encoding hypothetical protein (IMG reference gene:2510095037), which codes for MLINVPNDHGYAVNPDALGSKYASPSSHQLSSHQLTYKDLPFQESLVSSENSNELADSITYWVADLLDPPAQVSKSFSTSLPQAHPLTELQRLQQAANLGEQQKNRGYSICKEAVSNYPERVGNYADPISPLRERDLQALSELFYRDDIRDIETDITQMLLNLLPEPCWEENPFEFLKEFL